Genomic window (Synechococcus sp. LA31):
GTGACCGCTCAGCACGCGATTGGTCAGTCGGTGTTGCTGGGGTGTCTAAGTCTGGCCACAGCACTCCTCGCCGCAAGTGCGCGGCCAGCGTTGGCGGTGGCACCGTTGATCCTCGGTGTACCGGTGGGATTGAGCTGGCTGAAGCTGCAGACACGCTTGCGCCGGGACATACGCATTGAAAAGCTGCCCGGCGCAAGCGCAGGCAGCTGATCAAGAAGGCTGAGGCGTGGGGATCAGGCCTTGCCGCGGGGGCCGCGGTCTTCAGCGCCGGCATACACCGCCTGGCTACCCAGTTCGTCTTCGATGCGCAGCAGCTGGTTGTATTTGGCGACGCGCTCGCTACGGCTCAGGGAACCGGTTTTGATCTGGCCGGCGCGGGTGGCTACCGCCAGGTCGGCAATGGTGGTGTCTTCGGTTTCACCGGAGCGGTGAGAGATCACGCTGGTGTAGCCGGCGCGGCCCGCTAAGTCGATGGCCTGCAGGGTTTCGGTGAGGGTGCCGATCTGGTTCACCTTGATCAGGATCGAGTTGGCCACCCCCAGGTCGATGCCGCGCTGCAGGCGGGCGCTGTTGGTCACGAACAGGTCGTCGCCCACCAGTTGCACGGTTTTGCCCAGTTTCTCGGTGAGCAGGGCCCAGCCATCCCAGTCGTCTTCGGCCACGCCATCCTCGATCGAGGTGATCGGGAAGCGGCTCACCAGGGCTGCCAGCTGATCCACCATCTCAGCGCTGGTGTAGTGGCCGCCGTCGAAGGCGTAGCGGCCGTCTTTGAAGAACTCGGTGCTGGCCACATCCAGGGCCAGGGAGATCTGATCGCCAGGGCGGTAGCCGGCCTTTTCGATGGCCTGAACCAGCAGGTCGCCAGCTTCGATGTTGCCCAGGTCGGGAGCGAAGCCGCCTTCATCGCCCACGGCGGTGCTCAGGCCCTTGTCTTTGAGCAGGCCCTTGAGGGTGTGGAACACCTCGGTGCCCATGCGTAGCGCCTCCCGGAAGGTGGGGGCACCGTGGGGCACCAGCATGAATTCCTGAAAATCCAGGCTGTTGGCCGCGTGGGCGCCGCCGTTGATCACGTTCATCAACGGCACCGGCAGCAGGTTGGCCATCGGGCCGCCCAGATAGCGGTAGAGGGGGAGGCCCACGCCGTTGGCGGCGGCCCGGGCGGTGGCCAGGCTCACGGCCAGGATCGCGTTGGCGCCGAGGGCGCTCTTGTTGGCACTGCCATCGAGCTCGAGCATCGCCGCATCCACGGTGCCCTGATCCAGGGCGCTCAGGCCGCAGAGGGCAGGGGCGATCTTCTCTTCAATGTTGCTCACCGCCTGCAGCACGCCTTTACCGCAGTAGCGGCTGCCGCCATCGCGCAGTTCACAGGCTTCGTGGGCGCCGGTACTGGCGCCGCTGGGCACGATGGCGCGGCCGCTGGCCCCGCCCTCGAGCATCACCTCGGCTTCCACCGTGGGGGTCCCGCGGGAATCGAGCACCTCCCGGGCCACGATGGTGTCAATCACGAGGTCGAGGGTGTCGATCACAGCGGCCTAGGTGTGTCTCGGTGGTCCTTGAAGGGGATCCTATGGGTCGCCCCTGCCGCCCCTCTTGTGCCCGTTGGCACCGAACGGTGAGCTCTGGTCAGAATGCGCCTGGCTGATTTGCTTCCATGCGCTTACTCCACACGATGCTGCGGGTCGGCGACCTGGACCGCTCGATCACCTTCTATACGGAGGTGCTGGGCATGCGATTGCTACGCCGCAAGGACTACCCCGGTGGACGCTTCACCCTCGCCTTTGTGGGTTATGGCGAGGAGAGCGACACCAGCGTGCTCGAACTCACCCACAACTGGGACACCAGCAGCTACGAGATCGGTACGGGCTATGGCCACATCGCTCTCGGGGTAGACGACATCGTGGGGGTGTGCGATCAGATCCGCGCCAAGGGCGGCCGGGTGGTGCGTGAACCGGGTCCAATGAAGAACGGCAGCACGGTGATCGCCTTCGTGGAAGACCCCGACGGCTACAAGGTGGAACTGATCGAGTTGAGCTCCCGCACCCATGCGGCCTGACACCCTCACCGCCGAACCCGATCGCTTCAGCGAAGCCGCCTGGGATCTTCTGCTGGCCAGCCAGGAGCAGGCCCGCCGCTGGCGCCACAGCGAGATGGATGTGGAGCATCTGCTGCAGGTGCTGTTCAGCGATGCCCGCTACGCCAGCTGGATCGACCCACTGCCCTTGGATCCCGAGGCACTGCTCGATCAGCTGGATGATTTCTGCGCGGATCAGCCCACCGGCTCGGGCCGTGAGCTCTACATCGGCGAAGCGCTTGAAGCGCTGCTCGACGGCGCTGAGCGCCGCCGGGCTGTTGCCGGTGCCCAGCTGATTGATGTTCCCCAGATCCTGCTTGCCCTCCTGGAAGATCCACGCCTGGGCCGCCCCTTGCTGGTGGCTCAGGGCTTGAGCGAAGACCTGTTGCTGCGTCAGCAACGGCCTGAACCGGTGCGTCGCGCTCCTGAGCCCTCTCCCCCGCCAGCGGCACCTTCCGCGCCGCCTCGCTCGGCGCCAGCTCCGATCAGCGCAGCAGCCCCAGAGCAGCCTGCGCTCACCTTGGAGCAGGAACCCAGCGCTCTCGAGCAGTTCGGCCGCGATCTCACCGCCGCCGCCCGCGCCGGCGAGCTGGATCCCGTGATCGGCCGCGACACCGAGATTCGCCGCTTGATGCAGGTGCTCTCCCGCCGCGGCAAGAACAACCCCGTGCTGATCGGAGAACCGGGCGTGGGTAAAACCGCCATCGCGGAGCTGCTGGCCCAGCGGATCGTGGCCGGTGAGGTGCCCGATGCCCTCAAGGGTCAGCGCCTGATCAGCCTCGATCTGGGGGCCCTGATCGCCGGTGCCAAATTCCGCGGGCAGTTTGAGGAGCGCCTGCGCAGCGTGCTCAACGAGGTGCGCGAGGCCGAGCGGGACGGCGCCGGCGTGATCCTCTTCATTGATGAGCTGCACACGGTGGTGGGGCCTGAGCGCTCCAGCAGCGATGCGGGCAGCATCCTCAAGCCGGCCCTGGCCCGCGGCGATCTGCGCTGCATCGGTGCCACCACCCCTGAGGAGTACAGCCGCACGGTGGAGAAGGATCCGGCCCTCAACCGCCGTTTCCAGCAGGTGCTGATCAAGGAGCCCGGGCTCGAGGAGAGCACCCTGATCCTGCGCGGCCTGAAAGAGCGCTACGAGCTGCACCACGGCGTGGCGATCACCGATGGCGCGGTGGTGGCGGCGGCGCGGCTAGCGGATCGCTACATCACGGATCGCTGCCTGCCCGATTCAGCCATTGATCTGATTGATGAGGCGGCAGCCCAGCTGCGCATGGAGGTCACCTCCAAACCGCGCCTGGTGGAGGAGGCCGAAGCGGAATTGCGGCGGGTGGAGTTGGCACTGCTCTCGGCGGAGAGTGCCCCGGAGGTTGAGCGGGTGACGTTGCAGGAGCAGCGCCGCCTGGCCAGCAGCGCCCTGCAGGAGTTGCAACAGCGCTGGCAGGGCGAGCGCGAGGAGCTGGCCGAGCTGCGTCAGCTGCTGGCCGACGACGAGAGCCTGCGGCTGCAGATCGCGGAGGCCGAGCGCGATGGGGATCTGGAAGAGGCGGCGCGCCTGCAATACGACCAGCTGCATGGGGTGCAGCAACGGCGCAGCACGCTGGAGGAGCAGCTGTTGGAGCAGCAGCGCTCGGGCCAGTCGTTGCTGCGTGAGCAGGTGGAGGAGGGCGATATCGCCGATGTGGTGGCGCGCTGGACGGGTATTCCCGTGCAACGTCTGCTGGCGGGAGAGCGCCAGAAGCTGCTGGAGCTGGAGCAACGGCTGGGCAAGCGGGTGATCGGGCAGCGGGAGCCGGTGGCGGCGGTGGCTGCGGCGATTCGCCGTGCCCGGGCCGGCATGAAGGATCCCCGCCGGCCGGTGGGCTCGTTTTTGTTTCTTGGCCCCACGGGTGTGGGCAAAACGGAGCTGGCCAAGGCCCTGGCCGCGGCCCTCTTCGACGAAGAGGACGCGCTGGTGCGGCTCGACATGAGCGAATTTATGGAGCGCAATGCCGTGGCCCGGCTGCTGGGGGCTCCTCCCGGCTATGTGGGCTACGAGGAGGGTGGCCAGCTCACCGAGGCCGTGCGCCGCCGCCCGTATGCGGTGCTGCTGCTCGATGAGGTGGAGAAGGCCCACCCGGATGTGTTCAATGTGCTGCTGCAGGTGCTCGACGACGGCCGCCTCACCGACTCGCAGGGCCGCACCGTGGATTTCCGCCACACCGTGGTGGTGATGACCAGCAACCTGGCCAGTCGCGCCATCCTCGACAACGCCCGCGGTGGCGGCGATCCTGCGGCGCTGGAACAACAGGTTGATCAGGCCCTGGCCAGCCAGTTCCGGCCGGAATTCCTCAACCGTATCGACGAGGTGATCCGCTTCCAGCCCCTTGGGCCTGAAGAGCTGCAGAGCATCGTGCATCTGCAGCTGGCCGAGCTGGCGGCGCTGCTGCGGGAGCAGGGCCTGGAGCTCCAGGTGGATCCGCCGGTGGTGCCGTGGCTAGCCCAGCAGGGATACGAGCCGGAGTACGGCGCACGGCCGCTGCGTCGTCTGCTGCGTCGCCGCATCGAAAATCCTCTGGCCACCGAACTGCTCGAGGAGCGCTTCCTCGGCGCGGCCGCCGTGCAGGTGAGCCTGGCTGAGGCTGAGGGCGCGCTGCACTTCAGTCCCGTCGGCCAGGCCGTTTGATCACGTCCGGTAGGGTGGCTGTTTGCGCAACAGCGTGAGCGCTCGCTGTGCGAACCCCTTCTGGACACTCCGGTGGAAACCCCGACAGAGCCACAACCCAACCCGCCAGCCTCCGAGGGCTTTGTGGGCAACACCGTGGCCGAGCTCCGCAAGGTGGTGTGGCCCAGTCGCCAGCAGCTGTTCGCCGAGTCGGTGGCTGTGATCCTGATGGTGACCCTCTCGGCCTTCGCCATCGCCGCCATCGATCGCTTCTACAGCTGGGTGAATGCCCAGGTGTTCCGCTGATTCATCGTTCTTCCCTTGCCGTTGCCCGTGTCCGACGTTGATCTGAGCCCCGAAGAGTTGGCTGTTGCCGATGTGGCCGAGGTGGCTGAAGCCCCGGCTCCTGCCGTTGCCGAAGGGCGTGCTCCGATCGCCCGCTGGTATGCGGTGCAGGTGGCCTCCAGCTGTGAGAAGAAGGTGAAGGCCACGCTCGAGCAGCGCGCCGTGACCCTGGGCGTGGACAACCGCATCCTCGAGATCGAAATCCCGCAGACCCCGGCGGTGAAGCTCAAGAAAGACGGCAGCCGCACCAGCACCGAAGAGAAGGTGTTCCCCGGCTATGTGCTCGTGCGCATGGTGCTGGATGAGGACACGATGATGGCGGTGCGCAGCACCCCGAACGTGATCAACTTTGTGGGCGCTGAAGATCGCCGCGCCACCGGCAAGGCCCGCGGTCACATCAAACCCCGCCCCCTCAGCCGCTCCGAGGTGGATCGCATCTTCAAGCGCGCCGCTGAGAAGAAGCCTGTGGTGAAGGTCGACCTCACCGAGGGCGATCAGATCTTGGTCACGGCTGGTCCGTTCAAGGATTTCCAGGGCGAGGTGATCGAAGTGTCGGGCGAGCGCAACAAGCTCAAGGCCCTGCTCTCAATCTTCGGCCGGGAAACCCCGGTGGAACTCGAGTTCTCCCAGATCAGCAAGCAGAGCTGATTCCGGTGCGGCCGTCTCCCTGCGGAGGGCGGCCACAGGCGGTGTTCCGGTCTCCGGGATCCGCCGCACCCGCTGCCCTAGGGTCGCGGATCCGCAGATTGCTCAAGACGCCAGGACGATGGCAAAAAAAGTTGTAGCTGTGATCAAGCTGGCCCTCCAGGCCGGTAAAGCCAACCCCGCGCCGCCGGTGGGCCCTGCCCTCGGTCAGCACGGCGTGAACATCATGGCGTTCTGCAAGGAGTACAACGCTCGGACGCAGGACAAGGCTGGCTATGTGATTCCGGTTGAAATCTCGGTTTTTGAAGACCGCAGTTTCACCTTCATCACCAAGACCCCTCCCGCTTCCGTGCTGATCAACAAAGCAGCCGGCATCGAGAAGGGTGCTGCCACCTCCTCCAAGGGTTCCGTGGGCGCCATCAGCCGCGCACAGCTCGAGGAGATCGCCAAGACCAAGCTGCCCGACCTCAACTGCACCAGCGTTGACTCGGCTATGCGCATCATCGAAGGCACCGCCCGCAACATGGGCGTTGCCGTGAAGGACTGAAATCAGCGGGCCTCGGCCCAACGCTGATCCCCGTCCCCTTCTTGTCCCTTATCGGGGGAGAGCCCTTGGGCTCGCCTGCACCCCACGCCTGACATGCCCAAAGTTTCCAAGCGTTATTCCGCCGCCTTCGGCAAGGTTGAGACCCGCACCTATTCCCCGTTGGATGCGGTGGAACTGGTGAAGGCCAACGCCACCGCCAAGTTCGACGAGACCGTTGAGGCCCACGCCCGCCTCGGCATCGACCCGAAGTACACCGACCAGCAGCTGCGCACCACCGTGGCGCTGCCCCACGGCACCGGCCAGAGCATCCGCATCGCCGTGATCGCCCGTGGTGAAAAGGTTGCCGAGGCCAAGGCTGCCGGCGCCGACCTGGCTGGTGACGACGAGCTGGTGGACACCATCGCCAAGGGCGAGATGGAGTTCGACCTGCTGATCGCTACCCCCGACATGATGCCCAAGGTGGCCAAGCTGGGTCGTGTGCTCGGCCCCCGTGGCCTGATGCCCAACCCCAAGGCAGGCACGGTCACCACCGATCTGGCTGGCGCCATTAGCGAGTTCAAGGCCGGCAAGCTTGAGTTCCGCGCTGACCGCACCGGCATCGTGCACGTGCGTTTCGGGAAAGCCAGCTTCGACGCCGCCAAGCTGCTCGACAACCTCAAGGCCCTCCAGGAGACCATCGACCGCAACAAGCCCAGCGGTGCGAAGGGTCGCTATTGGAAGAGCCTCTACATCACCTCCACCATGGGTCCCTCGGTGGAAGTGGATGTGTCCGCCCTGCAGGACATCAAGCAGGACGGCTGATCGTCAGCGCCTGTCGGCGGGGATCCCCTGCCGCCTTGCCCCCGCTCCGGCGGGGGCTTTGTTGTATGTTTGCAAGCTGGCTAACGCCAGAAGGGCACGCGCCCTACCCAAGACAGCAGGTCTGCCCAAGTTCGGCGTTCACTCCGGTGATTCGCTGCCGTAAGCCGTAAACCCTGCCGAGGTGCACGCGACTGGTTTTGCCCTGGCGGTTCGCTGCTGGGGGAATGCAAGCCGCAGCCCCTCGAGTGCATCCGCACTGGGGCTGCGTACCCGGCTTGTTCCCCCGATCCGATCCGTTTCCTATGGGCCGCACGCTGGAGAACAAGCAACAGATCGTCGAAGAGCTCAAGCAGCTCCTCGGTGAGGCCGAAATGGCGCTGGTTCTTGATTACAAGGGCCTGTCCATCAAGGAGATGTCTGATCTGCGGACCCGTCTGCAGGCCAGCAACGGTGTGTGCAAGGTGACCAAAAACACCTTGATGCGCCGTGCCATTGATGGCGACAGCGCTTGGTCGGAACTGGATTCCCTCCTCACCGGCACCAACGCCTTCGTGCTCGTCAAGGGCGACGTGGGTGGTGCCGTGAAGGCCGTTCAGGCCTTCCAGAAGGACACCAAGAAATCGGAAACGAAGGGCGGCCTTTTCGAAGGCAAGCTCCTCTCGCAGACCGAAATCAAGGCCATCGGGGATCTGCCCTCCAAGGAGGTGCTCATGGCGCAGATCGCAGGTGCGATCAACGCTGTGGCTACCAAGGTGGCTGTGGGCATCAACGAAGTTCCCTCCGGTCTTGCCCGGGCGCTCAAGCAGCACGCCGACGGCGAGGGCACGGCCAACTGAGGCCTGCTCTGCTGAGCTCTCCGCTCCGACTGTTCACACAGATCTGTTGCTGATTCCCAACCATGTCTGCTACAACCGACCAAATTCTCGAGCAACTGAAGTCGCTCTCTCTGCTTGAAGCTTCCGAGCTCGTCAAGCAGATTGAAGAGGCTTTCGGTGTGTCCGCCGCCGCGTCTGCCGGCGTTGTGATGGCCGCTCCCGCCGCTGGTGGTGGTGCTGAAGCCGCTGAAGAGAAGACCGAGTTCGACGTCGTTCTCGAAAGCTTCGACGCTGCTGCCAAGATCAAAGTGCTCAAGGCCGTGCGCGAAGCCACCGGCCTGGGCCTGGGCGAAGCCAAGGCTCTCGTGGAAGGCGCCCCTTGCTCCGTCAAGGAAGGCGTGTCCAAGGCTGATGCCGAGACCCTCAAGAAGGCCATTGAAGAGGCCGGCGGCAAGGTCACCATCAAGTGATCACGCCCGTGGCCCGCTCGTTGGGCCACACCACTCCATCGCCAGCCGGTCCTTCGGGGCCGGCTTTTCTCATGCGGGTCACACCGGTTGGCTGCCCTGCGACCTGCCAATAAAAAAGCCCCGCCGAAGGCAGGGCTTTGAGTTCGGAACGCTTCTGGGAGTCTGTCCTCGTTTCGACCCCGGAAGTGGTGTCCCGCACTCCTCACACAAGAGAAACTTACGGCAGGAGGAAAACATGGGCCAGGGGAGGTGGACCGCTGTGTGAGCTGGCCTACGGCTTGTAGGGGATCACTTGCAGGGCGATGGGGCCGCTGCTGTTGTCCGGTTGCGGTGGCAATGGCTTGAGCGCGCCGAGGGCGGCCGGCATGGCGGTGGTGGTGCTGTTGCGGCTGGCTTTGGCGATCAGCTGGCTGAGAGGGGTGCCGTTGGCGAAATACACGTGGCTCAGGGTCTGGCTGCCGTAGGCGCGCCGCTCCAGGTTCCAGCCCGGCTCCAGCTTGATGGCCACGAAGCCATTGCGGTCGCGCTTGGGCAGGGGCCCTGTGCCCACCAGGAGTTCCGCGGGCTGGCTGGGGCTCATCGCGACCAGTGCCACGCCCTGGCCCTGCTGCTCCAGTCGCAGCCGGTAGCGGCTGGCCAAGTCTTGATCAGCCACCCGTAGCGAGTAGCCGTTGCTGTCCAGGTAGCGGCTGCAGATGCCGCTGAAATCAAAGCGGTTGAGGGCCGGATCGATCAGCCCATCGCCGCGTTGTTCCCAGCAGAGGGGCTGTGGCTTGATCTGCTCGAGCACCAGCAGCTTCCACTCGCTGTTGCCCACGGGCTGCGCCAGCACGGCGAAGCGCTCCTGCTCCAGCGGCTGGCTGCTGAACACACCGGCTGCCCAGGTGGGCGCTGCGGCTGCCGCGACCACGGCCAGGAACGGCAGGTAGGTTCGCTGCATGGGGGTCTCTCCTGCGCTCGGCAACAGGAGAGAGTTGTACCGGACTTGGAGGTGAACGCCCAG
Coding sequences:
- the eno gene encoding phosphopyruvate hydratase — translated: MIDTLDLVIDTIVAREVLDSRGTPTVEAEVMLEGGASGRAIVPSGASTGAHEACELRDGGSRYCGKGVLQAVSNIEEKIAPALCGLSALDQGTVDAAMLELDGSANKSALGANAILAVSLATARAAANGVGLPLYRYLGGPMANLLPVPLMNVINGGAHAANSLDFQEFMLVPHGAPTFREALRMGTEVFHTLKGLLKDKGLSTAVGDEGGFAPDLGNIEAGDLLVQAIEKAGYRPGDQISLALDVASTEFFKDGRYAFDGGHYTSAEMVDQLAALVSRFPITSIEDGVAEDDWDGWALLTEKLGKTVQLVGDDLFVTNSARLQRGIDLGVANSILIKVNQIGTLTETLQAIDLAGRAGYTSVISHRSGETEDTTIADLAVATRAGQIKTGSLSRSERVAKYNQLLRIEDELGSQAVYAGAEDRGPRGKA
- the nusG gene encoding transcription termination/antitermination protein NusG; the protein is MSDVDLSPEELAVADVAEVAEAPAPAVAEGRAPIARWYAVQVASSCEKKVKATLEQRAVTLGVDNRILEIEIPQTPAVKLKKDGSRTSTEEKVFPGYVLVRMVLDEDTMMAVRSTPNVINFVGAEDRRATGKARGHIKPRPLSRSEVDRIFKRAAEKKPVVKVDLTEGDQILVTAGPFKDFQGEVIEVSGERNKLKALLSIFGRETPVELEFSQISKQS
- the rplJ gene encoding 50S ribosomal protein L10; this encodes MGRTLENKQQIVEELKQLLGEAEMALVLDYKGLSIKEMSDLRTRLQASNGVCKVTKNTLMRRAIDGDSAWSELDSLLTGTNAFVLVKGDVGGAVKAVQAFQKDTKKSETKGGLFEGKLLSQTEIKAIGDLPSKEVLMAQIAGAINAVATKVAVGINEVPSGLARALKQHADGEGTAN
- the rplL gene encoding 50S ribosomal protein L7/L12; translated protein: MSATTDQILEQLKSLSLLEASELVKQIEEAFGVSAAASAGVVMAAPAAGGGAEAAEEKTEFDVVLESFDAAAKIKVLKAVREATGLGLGEAKALVEGAPCSVKEGVSKADAETLKKAIEEAGGKVTIK
- a CDS encoding ATP-dependent Clp protease ATP-binding subunit, whose protein sequence is MRPDTLTAEPDRFSEAAWDLLLASQEQARRWRHSEMDVEHLLQVLFSDARYASWIDPLPLDPEALLDQLDDFCADQPTGSGRELYIGEALEALLDGAERRRAVAGAQLIDVPQILLALLEDPRLGRPLLVAQGLSEDLLLRQQRPEPVRRAPEPSPPPAAPSAPPRSAPAPISAAAPEQPALTLEQEPSALEQFGRDLTAAARAGELDPVIGRDTEIRRLMQVLSRRGKNNPVLIGEPGVGKTAIAELLAQRIVAGEVPDALKGQRLISLDLGALIAGAKFRGQFEERLRSVLNEVREAERDGAGVILFIDELHTVVGPERSSSDAGSILKPALARGDLRCIGATTPEEYSRTVEKDPALNRRFQQVLIKEPGLEESTLILRGLKERYELHHGVAITDGAVVAAARLADRYITDRCLPDSAIDLIDEAAAQLRMEVTSKPRLVEEAEAELRRVELALLSAESAPEVERVTLQEQRRLASSALQELQQRWQGEREELAELRQLLADDESLRLQIAEAERDGDLEEAARLQYDQLHGVQQRRSTLEEQLLEQQRSGQSLLREQVEEGDIADVVARWTGIPVQRLLAGERQKLLELEQRLGKRVIGQREPVAAVAAAIRRARAGMKDPRRPVGSFLFLGPTGVGKTELAKALAAALFDEEDALVRLDMSEFMERNAVARLLGAPPGYVGYEEGGQLTEAVRRRPYAVLLLDEVEKAHPDVFNVLLQVLDDGRLTDSQGRTVDFRHTVVVMTSNLASRAILDNARGGGDPAALEQQVDQALASQFRPEFLNRIDEVIRFQPLGPEELQSIVHLQLAELAALLREQGLELQVDPPVVPWLAQQGYEPEYGARPLRRLLRRRIENPLATELLEERFLGAAAVQVSLAEAEGALHFSPVGQAV
- the gloA gene encoding lactoylglutathione lyase — encoded protein: MRLLHTMLRVGDLDRSITFYTEVLGMRLLRRKDYPGGRFTLAFVGYGEESDTSVLELTHNWDTSSYEIGTGYGHIALGVDDIVGVCDQIRAKGGRVVREPGPMKNGSTVIAFVEDPDGYKVELIELSSRTHAA
- a CDS encoding DUF3747 domain-containing protein, yielding MQRTYLPFLAVVAAAAAPTWAAGVFSSQPLEQERFAVLAQPVGNSEWKLLVLEQIKPQPLCWEQRGDGLIDPALNRFDFSGICSRYLDSNGYSLRVADQDLASRYRLRLEQQGQGVALVAMSPSQPAELLVGTGPLPKRDRNGFVAIKLEPGWNLERRAYGSQTLSHVYFANGTPLSQLIAKASRNSTTTAMPAALGALKPLPPQPDNSSGPIALQVIPYKP
- the secE gene encoding preprotein translocase subunit SecE translates to METPTEPQPNPPASEGFVGNTVAELRKVVWPSRQQLFAESVAVILMVTLSAFAIAAIDRFYSWVNAQVFR
- the rplK gene encoding 50S ribosomal protein L11, encoding MAKKVVAVIKLALQAGKANPAPPVGPALGQHGVNIMAFCKEYNARTQDKAGYVIPVEISVFEDRSFTFITKTPPASVLINKAAGIEKGAATSSKGSVGAISRAQLEEIAKTKLPDLNCTSVDSAMRIIEGTARNMGVAVKD
- the rplA gene encoding 50S ribosomal protein L1 — encoded protein: MPKVSKRYSAAFGKVETRTYSPLDAVELVKANATAKFDETVEAHARLGIDPKYTDQQLRTTVALPHGTGQSIRIAVIARGEKVAEAKAAGADLAGDDELVDTIAKGEMEFDLLIATPDMMPKVAKLGRVLGPRGLMPNPKAGTVTTDLAGAISEFKAGKLEFRADRTGIVHVRFGKASFDAAKLLDNLKALQETIDRNKPSGAKGRYWKSLYITSTMGPSVEVDVSALQDIKQDG